A single region of the Moorena sp. SIOASIH genome encodes:
- a CDS encoding nuclear transport factor 2 family protein — MTTPAHNLIQSIYEAINRRDVNAAMEWIDDQCIYEDLNFSQPFKGKEAVRKLLEESCQGIPDELKFVIDDITTGDPLAVGILWHVELDGIPFPNGRGVSFYRCSEVTGKLVLARDLVEPPIKPGKAAFFIIRLVSPLIRKLLKNRQDESTRETSPLGQGIAKSQRFLAIVFGLIAIAYIYILLLSPPGQLIPGEPAWAIQPETIEEIVNESLNFFFILPLLNLVGIDYLEAPVVHPTLEALFNFAEAWIFMFLPLLLVDRRTIHLPKILIWSLAMFGTNAVLTPYMALRYNTPIPPVKEETNKGILARVFGWTGMIVGIIALVWGVLCRPEFGDLVQRMNYFGEQLITNRVTLAFCVDLVLFSIVQALLLGSVNSRIGWFRFIPFWGLALWLIL; from the coding sequence ATGACCACACCTGCCCATAATCTCATCCAGTCCATCTATGAAGCCATCAATCGTAGGGATGTTAACGCCGCCATGGAGTGGATAGACGACCAGTGTATTTACGAGGATCTGAACTTTTCCCAACCATTCAAAGGAAAGGAAGCTGTCAGAAAACTTCTGGAAGAATCCTGTCAAGGTATCCCGGATGAGTTAAAATTCGTAATTGACGATATCACCACAGGCGATCCCCTGGCAGTAGGAATACTATGGCACGTTGAGTTAGACGGCATTCCCTTTCCCAACGGACGAGGTGTTAGCTTTTATCGTTGTTCTGAGGTAACTGGCAAGTTAGTTTTAGCCCGTGATCTGGTTGAACCACCCATAAAACCAGGGAAGGCGGCATTCTTTATCATCCGACTGGTATCTCCGCTGATACGGAAACTGCTGAAAAATCGGCAAGATGAAAGTACTAGGGAAACCTCTCCCTTAGGCCAAGGGATTGCAAAAAGTCAACGGTTTCTTGCTATAGTATTTGGGTTAATAGCGATCGCCTATATTTACATTCTGTTGCTATCTCCACCAGGGCAACTTATTCCAGGGGAACCCGCTTGGGCGATTCAACCAGAAACTATAGAGGAAATAGTAAATGAATCTCTCAATTTTTTCTTTATTCTACCCCTTTTGAACCTAGTAGGGATTGATTATCTAGAAGCACCAGTGGTTCATCCTACCTTAGAAGCACTCTTCAACTTTGCCGAAGCTTGGATTTTTATGTTTTTACCTCTACTCCTGGTCGATAGAAGGACAATTCATCTCCCCAAGATTCTCATTTGGAGTCTGGCGATGTTCGGAACGAATGCTGTTCTTACCCCTTATATGGCACTGCGCTATAATACACCAATTCCGCCAGTAAAGGAGGAAACGAACAAGGGAATATTAGCTCGTGTATTTGGTTGGACAGGAATGATAGTGGGGATAATTGCCTTAGTTTGGGGGGTGCTCTGCCGACCAGAGTTTGGAGATTTGGTCCAGAGAATGAACTATTTTGGGGAGCAATTGATAACGAACCGAGTTACATTAGCTTTCTGTGTAGATTTAGTACTTTTTTCCATTGTTCAGGCTTTACTTTTGGGGTCAGTTAACAGTAGGATTGGCTGGTTTCGATTTATTCCTTTCTGGGGACTTGCGCTATGGCTAATTCTATGA
- a CDS encoding NAD(P)/FAD-dependent oxidoreductase: MNHYYQKNIVIIGGGPAGLGAALMLAQRGWKDITVIEKRPSADYYEPDKSFSYQIDGRGQKLTDLLKLTAKLADLSVPSTDFYFTLIQKDGTRKTTKLPIADSKRKTAYWLPRASFVELLYQEIEHHWQDEIKVLFNTKCIEIKQHLEHLEIITQSQDQEQLTFIPTLIVGCDGLNSIVRQTLHQWEKGQSNSFEMQKFPSPSSGLKYKVLTLPPQFTLSEQEGDVAQSTMAYAIRSTFKERKKAINLGLLPFKNPNQPRTANIITYPDHQIWQLETPAEVEQFMKQAFPQIPLEKMISPEEIVRFTSSDGGKFPIPQYCSGLYQIWGKPEESQGTAIILLGDAAHCFPPDIGQGVNSALEDIYVFQEILAETQDNLSQALPRYQNLRQPDIKALIRLVQISYPWQYNQDPLQKRLWSLNFFLRLLLNRVFPFIFNPHSFIMIQNHELSYSDIIAKSNRTTQVLSILVGLAILTLLLKLFN, translated from the coding sequence ATGAATCACTACTACCAAAAAAATATTGTGATTATCGGAGGGGGGCCAGCGGGATTAGGGGCAGCTTTAATGTTAGCCCAAAGAGGCTGGAAAGATATTACGGTTATTGAGAAAAGACCCTCAGCCGACTATTACGAACCAGATAAATCCTTTAGTTATCAAATTGATGGCAGGGGTCAAAAATTAACTGATTTATTAAAACTAACTGCTAAACTCGCTGATTTGAGTGTCCCTAGTACTGACTTTTACTTTACTCTCATTCAAAAAGACGGCACACGCAAAACAACGAAACTACCCATTGCTGATTCTAAACGGAAAACAGCCTACTGGCTGCCCAGAGCATCTTTTGTGGAGTTACTTTACCAAGAAATTGAACACCATTGGCAAGATGAAATTAAGGTCTTATTTAATACTAAATGTATAGAGATTAAACAACATCTAGAGCATTTAGAAATTATTACCCAATCTCAAGATCAGGAACAATTGACCTTTATTCCTACTTTGATAGTAGGTTGTGATGGTTTAAATTCTATTGTGCGTCAAACTCTGCATCAATGGGAAAAAGGTCAATCAAATTCCTTTGAAATGCAAAAGTTTCCTTCTCCTAGTTCCGGTTTAAAATATAAAGTTCTCACGTTACCTCCCCAATTTACTCTATCAGAACAAGAAGGAGATGTAGCACAATCTACAATGGCTTATGCCATTCGGTCTACTTTTAAAGAGCGCAAAAAAGCCATTAATCTGGGTTTATTACCCTTTAAAAATCCGAATCAACCCAGAACTGCAAATATTATTACCTACCCTGATCATCAAATCTGGCAACTAGAAACTCCAGCAGAAGTTGAACAATTTATGAAACAAGCATTTCCTCAGATTCCCCTGGAAAAAATGATTTCCCCTGAAGAAATAGTCAGATTTACATCTAGTGACGGAGGCAAGTTTCCCATTCCTCAATATTGTTCAGGATTGTATCAAATTTGGGGAAAACCTGAAGAGAGTCAAGGAACAGCCATCATTTTATTGGGAGATGCGGCTCATTGTTTTCCTCCTGACATTGGACAAGGGGTTAATTCTGCTTTAGAAGATATCTATGTTTTCCAGGAAATATTAGCCGAAACTCAAGATAATCTCTCTCAAGCACTTCCTCGCTATCAAAACCTACGCCAACCCGATATTAAAGCCTTAATTCGTTTAGTACAAATTAGTTATCCTTGGCAATATAATCAAGACCCATTACAAAAACGATTGTGGAGTCTTAATTTCTTTCTACGCTTATTATTGAATCGTGTATTTCCTTTTATATTTAATCCCCATTCCTTCATAATGATTCAAAATCATGAATTATCTTACTCGGATATTATTGCTAAAAGTAACAGGACTACTCAAGTGTTATCGATATTGGTAGGATTGGCAATATTGACTTTATTGTTGAAACTTTTCAATTAG
- a CDS encoding XdhC/CoxI family protein has product MKQLNSILAAFAKSQHNDQQVFLATVVNVQGSTYRQPGARMLITSTGKMVGTISGGCLENDVFEHTRVSMADGKPIVVTYDTTADEDIIWGFGLGCNGVVNVLIEPLNQDNLLNPLAFIHQCFYNQQQGIIATVIAVEGTVNVQVGARLILQSNNRANTDIQDKYLTAALLKDAQAALENKHSSFHQYQLAVGKVDIFIEFIKPPPHLIIFGAGRDSVPVAEFAKALGWRVTIVDCRGSEVTQERFVMADQVILTRREILHKQISIDDDTIAVVMTHNYLDDLEILKVLIPAAISYLGCLGSKQRTARLLQDLRTEGIECTPIQLQKLYTPVGIDIGADSPEAIALSIIAEIQAVLANRGGGFLKHRMEPIHERNQVNKIPINKL; this is encoded by the coding sequence ATGAAACAGCTAAATTCTATTCTAGCAGCATTTGCCAAAAGTCAACACAACGATCAACAAGTATTTCTTGCTACTGTTGTCAATGTTCAAGGCTCTACCTATCGCCAACCTGGTGCGCGGATGCTGATCACATCAACTGGTAAAATGGTAGGAACCATTAGCGGTGGTTGCTTGGAAAATGATGTATTTGAGCATACTCGCGTCTCGATGGCAGATGGAAAACCCATAGTCGTCACTTATGATACCACTGCTGATGAGGACATTATCTGGGGATTTGGGCTGGGTTGTAATGGTGTGGTAAACGTCTTGATTGAGCCTCTAAATCAAGATAATCTCCTTAATCCCTTAGCTTTTATTCATCAATGTTTCTATAACCAGCAGCAAGGTATTATTGCCACTGTTATTGCTGTGGAAGGTACGGTTAATGTTCAGGTTGGGGCGCGTTTAATCCTGCAATCAAATAATCGTGCAAATACTGATATTCAAGACAAGTATTTGACTGCTGCTTTGCTCAAAGATGCTCAAGCTGCTCTGGAAAATAAACATTCAAGTTTCCATCAATACCAATTAGCAGTGGGTAAAGTAGATATTTTTATCGAGTTTATTAAACCCCCGCCACACCTAATAATTTTTGGTGCCGGTCGTGATAGTGTACCTGTAGCAGAGTTTGCTAAAGCCTTAGGTTGGCGAGTCACTATTGTTGATTGTCGAGGGAGTGAGGTAACTCAAGAGCGTTTTGTCATGGCTGATCAGGTGATTCTCACCCGCAGGGAAATTCTACACAAGCAAATATCTATTGATGATGACACCATTGCTGTGGTCATGACTCATAACTACCTCGATGATTTAGAAATTTTGAAAGTGCTAATCCCTGCTGCGATCAGCTATCTGGGTTGTTTGGGTTCAAAGCAACGCACTGCCAGGTTACTGCAAGATTTACGCACAGAAGGAATAGAATGTACACCCATACAGCTACAAAAGTTATATACTCCTGTTGGCATTGATATTGGTGCAGATTCACCAGAAGCGATCGCATTATCCATCATTGCTGAGATTCAAGCCGTGTTAGCAAACCGTGGTGGTGGCTTTTTAAAACACCGCATGGAACCAATTCATGAACGAAATCAAGTCAATAAAATTCCAATTAATAAACTATAA
- a CDS encoding TauD/TfdA family dioxygenase, with product MIIKNPLKQTEYHSRLGLEVLPGCNLINLTDSQRHQLKQSLWEHGVIVVKNQQLTASELEEFAIKTFGNLMFGGKSFSLDPDLPPDIQSQYTAILGNPKGFDQEPPKKIYGARVWHQDKDGVPRIEELDMNALYVVMLYTIKVPEEGENGQPHTTEYLDLVEAYNNLDPSHQKELEGISMYQMPPMFDRQNLDWDDVPKKLHPIVSTHKVTGQKGLYLGSWNTAIPLGMEDKREEAQQYWQDLFQTVLKRTPVYSHVWEPGDLIFWDNSQVMHRGTFYDSTKYQRIGLRLGVVDCQ from the coding sequence ATGATTATCAAAAATCCCTTAAAACAAACAGAATATCACTCCAGACTAGGATTGGAAGTCCTTCCAGGATGTAACTTAATTAATCTGACAGATTCACAAAGACATCAATTAAAACAATCTCTATGGGAACATGGTGTTATTGTTGTCAAAAATCAACAGCTGACTGCATCGGAGTTAGAAGAATTTGCCATAAAAACTTTTGGAAATTTGATGTTTGGAGGTAAGTCTTTTTCTTTAGACCCCGATCTACCTCCAGATATCCAGAGCCAATATACAGCTATTTTAGGTAATCCTAAAGGATTTGATCAAGAACCTCCTAAAAAGATTTATGGAGCTCGGGTGTGGCATCAAGATAAAGATGGAGTACCCAGAATAGAAGAATTAGATATGAATGCACTGTATGTTGTCATGCTCTACACTATAAAAGTTCCTGAAGAGGGAGAAAATGGACAACCTCACACCACAGAATATTTAGACTTAGTAGAAGCTTATAACAATCTTGATCCGAGTCATCAAAAGGAATTAGAAGGAATATCAATGTATCAAATGCCACCCATGTTTGATCGTCAAAATCTTGACTGGGATGATGTACCCAAAAAACTCCATCCCATTGTTTCAACTCACAAAGTTACGGGTCAAAAAGGATTATATTTGGGTTCTTGGAATACAGCAATTCCTCTGGGTATGGAAGATAAACGAGAAGAAGCACAACAATACTGGCAAGATTTATTTCAGACTGTTTTAAAACGCACCCCTGTATATTCCCATGTTTGGGAGCCAGGAGATCTTATTTTTTGGGATAACTCACAAGTAATGCACCGGGGAACTTTCTATGATTCTACCAAATACCAGCGTATTGGATTACGGTTAGGAGTTGTGGATTGTCAATGA
- a CDS encoding 2Fe-2S iron-sulfur cluster-binding protein, whose product MNVTLTVNGKQHTLTIEPRVTLLDALGEYLRLVGSKKGCDHGQCGACTVLIDGQRVYSCLALAVMQEGKEIVTIEGLATGDTLHPVQEAFIDNDGFQCGYCTPGQICASVALLEEVKRGCVSAVTPDLHSPPQLAELSEAEIKERLSGNLCRCSAYNGIVAAVQQVIGQKAPSPVAAVMVSESGDNSAL is encoded by the coding sequence ATGAATGTGACTCTTACCGTAAATGGTAAACAGCACACCCTCACCATTGAACCCCGTGTAACACTCCTAGATGCTCTGGGTGAATATTTGAGATTAGTAGGTAGTAAAAAGGGGTGCGATCATGGTCAATGTGGAGCTTGCACTGTTTTAATTGATGGTCAGCGAGTTTATTCCTGTCTCGCGTTGGCTGTAATGCAGGAGGGAAAAGAAATTGTCACCATTGAAGGCTTGGCAACAGGGGATACTCTCCATCCGGTGCAGGAGGCATTTATTGACAATGATGGCTTCCAATGCGGCTATTGTACCCCAGGGCAAATTTGCGCTTCTGTGGCTCTTTTGGAGGAAGTTAAACGGGGTTGTGTTAGTGCGGTGACACCAGATTTGCATAGTCCTCCGCAACTAGCTGAACTCTCCGAGGCGGAAATCAAGGAACGACTGAGTGGGAATCTCTGCCGATGCAGTGCTTACAATGGTATTGTGGCAGCCGTACAGCAGGTAATTGGACAAAAAGCACCTTCTCCTGTGGCAGCGGTGATGGTCAGTGAATCTGGAGATAACTCAGCATTATGA
- a CDS encoding FAD-dependent monooxygenase — MRSLVEATPAEGILDGPICDRLPLKSWSQGRVTLLGDAAHPMSPSVAQGANSTFEDAYELALCCSQASSIQEALARYEQRRIPRTQLMQTRSALGEMGYDATDREAADKQMQEQSQMSREEFEDWAFNYKPEVKFDYNYSSL, encoded by the coding sequence TTGCGATCGCTTGTGGAAGCAACACCAGCAGAGGGAATTTTGGACGGACCAATTTGCGATCGCTTACCGCTCAAATCTTGGAGTCAAGGCAGAGTGACTTTATTAGGTGATGCGGCTCATCCCATGTCACCTTCTGTGGCACAGGGAGCAAATAGTACGTTTGAAGACGCCTATGAACTAGCGTTGTGCTGTTCCCAAGCATCCAGCATTCAAGAAGCTCTGGCTCGCTACGAACAGCGTCGTATACCCCGTACCCAACTGATGCAAACCCGTAGCGCTTTGGGTGAAATGGGTTACGACGCAACGGACAGGGAGGCTGCTGACAAGCAAATGCAGGAGCAGTCACAGATGAGTCGTGAAGAATTTGAAGATTGGGCTTTTAATTACAAGCCTGAGGTTAAATTCGATTATAATTATTCTAGTCTCTAG
- a CDS encoding glutathione S-transferase family protein encodes MNRILYYHQQSNFSRKIRILLAEKKIDCELKEVNLKNKPSEFIKISPIGKVPVFVEQDGTVIWDSTLIAEYLEETYPQPRFYPSNPRERLECRKWEELADNLGDNIINLWLLNLTNNLEVTDYRTKLETSINRLLPIFEEQLSQSPYLLGDDTWTAADVAALCSVGYYSLRLDKDWVLQYPNLGNWFNKLHERESVKSTVPMPLN; translated from the coding sequence ATGAATAGAATATTGTATTATCACCAGCAATCAAACTTTTCTAGGAAAATTCGCATATTGTTAGCTGAAAAAAAAATAGATTGCGAACTCAAAGAAGTTAATCTTAAGAATAAACCGTCTGAATTTATTAAAATTTCTCCCATTGGTAAAGTACCTGTGTTTGTAGAACAAGATGGTACAGTTATTTGGGATTCTACATTAATTGCAGAGTATTTAGAGGAAACCTATCCACAACCTCGTTTTTACCCAAGTAATCCTCGAGAACGGCTTGAGTGTCGTAAATGGGAAGAATTAGCAGATAATTTAGGTGATAATATCATCAATTTATGGCTTTTAAATTTGACTAATAATTTAGAGGTAACTGATTATCGAACCAAATTAGAAACGTCAATTAATCGCCTTTTACCAATTTTTGAGGAACAATTATCCCAGTCTCCATACTTATTAGGTGATGACACATGGACAGCAGCGGATGTAGCAGCATTATGTTCCGTGGGTTACTACAGCCTTCGCTTGGATAAAGATTGGGTTTTGCAATATCCTAACTTAGGAAATTGGTTTAATAAATTGCACGAGCGCGAGTCAGTCAAGTCAACTGTTCCTATGCCTTTGAATTAA
- a CDS encoding xanthine dehydrogenase family protein subunit M, which translates to MNNFTYTRATSLSDAVNQAVADQNSMFIAGGTNLVDRLKVFLDQPSQLIDISRLQMQNIEPMADGSLRLGALVSNTAVADNSDIRRNYPMLARAILSGASQQIRNMATVGGNLLQRTRCPYYYDTAFPCNKRQPGTGCPAIAGINRTHAILGASEQCVAVHPSDMCVALAALDAVVEVASPQGQRQIPFKDFHRLPGNRPEQDTNLEPGELITAVILPSLSFGKSGVYLKIRDRASYSFALISVAAAVNLQEEQIQAARLAMGGVAHKPWRATAAEEFLIGKSADVATFTEAAEIALDLAKPLTHNGYKVELAKRAIRRALMVSAQGGGVV; encoded by the coding sequence ATGAATAACTTCACCTATACCCGTGCCACCTCGTTGTCAGATGCGGTAAACCAGGCAGTTGCTGACCAAAACTCCATGTTTATTGCTGGTGGAACGAATTTAGTTGACCGTCTGAAAGTATTCTTAGATCAGCCATCGCAACTGATTGATATCTCTCGGTTACAGATGCAGAACATTGAACCGATGGCTGATGGTAGTCTGCGTCTAGGAGCGCTAGTTAGTAATACCGCAGTGGCAGACAATAGTGATATTCGCCGCAACTATCCCATGTTAGCTAGGGCAATTCTATCTGGCGCATCTCAGCAAATTCGCAACATGGCTACAGTGGGGGGAAACCTGCTGCAACGTACCCGTTGTCCCTATTATTACGATACCGCCTTTCCTTGTAATAAACGGCAACCAGGGACAGGCTGCCCCGCAATCGCGGGAATTAACCGTACTCATGCCATCCTTGGTGCCAGCGAGCAGTGTGTAGCAGTCCACCCGTCAGATATGTGTGTTGCCCTAGCTGCATTGGATGCGGTGGTGGAAGTAGCAAGTCCCCAAGGGCAAAGGCAAATACCGTTTAAAGATTTCCACCGTCTACCGGGAAATAGACCCGAGCAAGACACCAATTTAGAACCAGGGGAGTTAATTACCGCTGTGATTCTACCGAGCTTATCCTTTGGGAAATCTGGGGTTTATTTGAAAATACGCGATCGCGCTTCCTATTCCTTTGCTTTAATTTCTGTGGCGGCGGCGGTAAACTTGCAAGAGGAGCAAATCCAAGCTGCACGTTTGGCAATGGGTGGGGTAGCACACAAGCCCTGGCGAGCAACAGCAGCAGAAGAGTTTTTGATTGGTAAGTCGGCGGATGTAGCAACATTTACCGAGGCTGCAGAAATTGCCTTGGACTTAGCCAAACCTTTAACTCACAACGGTTATAAAGTCGAACTGGCCAAGCGGGCGATTCGTCGCGCCCTCATGGTTTCTGCTCAAGGAGGAGGGGTGGTATGA
- a CDS encoding xanthine dehydrogenase family protein molybdopterin-binding subunit, with amino-acid sequence MNQVTGTSLNRKDGRAKVTGTATYAAEHQIPGLVHGYLVTANIAHGQITSIDTQGAATAPGVIAVFTHKNAPTVSKPANDFITSKIYEARLPLSDDQIYYAGQIIGLVVADTFERARHAAHLVKVKYITQEPIVEASKATFNEAPPMFGQQMTFEKGNFAPGDFASAMAGAAAQITATYTTSTELHAPMEPHAIIAHWQDADTLTVYEPSQGVIRSQGTYADLFGLPPEKVRIITPFIGGAFGSKGFPWPHAILGAAAARQLLRPLKVVLSRRQMTANAGHRSETEQTIRLWANADGSLMAIDHGVKSCTSPVDIFTEPCTGITPAMYAAPNLRTRQELAVMNVGTPAFMRAPGENPGLWALESAMDELAWELKIDPVELRLKNETKEHQRRGLPFSAKHFGECLRLGAEQFGWQDRPKQVRSLTRDGKLIGWGMAASTFPALRSSATVTVRLLADGTAHILTSANDMGTGAYTIVAGTAAEVLGLAVEQVRVEMGDSLLPNGGMAGASQMTATLVPAVMAACEQVLKTALAATAQEAFATLHQSGQAAFEATASSAPGEEGKTWAFQSWGAHFCEVSVDEDIARLRVNRWVSVMNIGRVMNAKTAASQIRGAVIMGIGHALMEACHFDPNIGYPVVYDLATYHLPTHADIPRIQVTFVGEPDYNFNPAGVRGLGEIGITGVSAAIANAIYHATGKRIRDLPITPDKLL; translated from the coding sequence ATGAATCAAGTAACTGGTACTAGTCTTAACCGTAAGGATGGACGAGCAAAGGTTACAGGGACAGCAACCTACGCTGCTGAACATCAAATTCCTGGTTTAGTTCATGGTTATCTGGTGACTGCTAATATTGCTCATGGCCAGATTACAAGTATTGATACCCAAGGGGCAGCAACAGCACCAGGGGTAATTGCGGTTTTCACTCATAAAAACGCCCCGACCGTATCTAAACCAGCTAACGATTTTATCACCTCGAAAATCTACGAGGCACGACTACCGTTATCAGATGACCAAATTTACTATGCAGGACAGATTATTGGCTTAGTAGTCGCAGATACCTTTGAACGGGCACGTCACGCTGCCCATTTAGTTAAGGTAAAATACATAACCCAAGAACCAATTGTAGAAGCCAGCAAAGCTACCTTTAACGAAGCTCCACCCATGTTTGGGCAACAGATGACGTTTGAGAAGGGGAATTTTGCTCCTGGGGACTTTGCCAGTGCCATGGCAGGTGCAGCAGCCCAGATTACAGCTACTTACACAACTTCCACCGAACTACACGCACCGATGGAACCCCATGCCATCATTGCCCACTGGCAAGATGCAGACACCCTAACGGTTTATGAACCATCCCAAGGGGTCATTCGCAGTCAGGGAACCTATGCAGACCTGTTTGGACTTCCCCCGGAAAAAGTGCGTATTATCACACCTTTTATTGGTGGAGCCTTTGGTTCTAAAGGCTTTCCTTGGCCCCATGCCATTCTTGGTGCAGCAGCTGCCCGTCAACTGCTACGTCCCCTGAAAGTTGTTCTCAGCCGTCGGCAAATGACCGCCAACGCCGGACACCGTTCTGAAACGGAACAAACGATTCGTTTATGGGCAAATGCTGATGGTAGCTTGATGGCGATAGACCATGGGGTTAAATCCTGTACCTCACCAGTTGATATTTTTACTGAACCTTGTACAGGCATCACACCAGCTATGTACGCTGCACCCAATCTGCGAACCCGTCAGGAATTGGCGGTGATGAACGTTGGGACACCCGCATTCATGCGTGCCCCAGGGGAAAATCCGGGGTTATGGGCACTAGAATCAGCCATGGATGAATTGGCGTGGGAGTTAAAAATCGACCCAGTGGAACTGCGGTTAAAAAATGAAACTAAGGAACACCAGCGCCGGGGTTTACCGTTCTCTGCCAAGCATTTCGGGGAATGTTTGCGGCTGGGTGCGGAACAATTTGGGTGGCAAGATAGACCAAAACAGGTGCGCTCTCTCACCCGTGATGGTAAGCTGATTGGTTGGGGCATGGCGGCATCAACCTTCCCCGCTTTACGGAGTTCAGCCACAGTCACAGTGCGGTTGTTAGCGGATGGTACTGCCCATATCCTCACTAGTGCTAATGACATGGGTACGGGTGCATATACCATTGTTGCAGGTACAGCAGCCGAGGTATTGGGGCTAGCCGTAGAACAGGTACGGGTGGAGATGGGAGACTCTTTACTGCCAAATGGTGGGATGGCGGGTGCTTCCCAAATGACAGCAACCCTTGTACCAGCAGTGATGGCGGCTTGTGAGCAAGTTCTGAAGACGGCTCTTGCCGCAACAGCCCAAGAAGCCTTTGCCACCCTGCATCAGTCCGGACAAGCTGCTTTTGAAGCGACAGCCTCTTCTGCACCCGGTGAAGAGGGTAAAACATGGGCATTCCAATCCTGGGGGGCACATTTTTGTGAAGTCAGCGTAGATGAAGACATTGCCCGCTTGCGCGTCAACCGTTGGGTGTCTGTGATGAATATTGGGCGAGTAATGAATGCCAAAACTGCAGCGTCTCAGATACGGGGTGCTGTAATTATGGGTATTGGCCACGCCTTGATGGAAGCGTGTCATTTTGACCCCAATATTGGCTATCCTGTGGTTTACGACCTGGCCACCTATCACCTTCCCACTCACGCAGACATTCCTCGGATTCAGGTCACCTTTGTTGGCGAACCTGACTATAATTTTAATCCCGCAGGGGTGCGGGGTTTGGGTGAAATTGGGATTACAGGAGTATCGGCTGCGATCGCTAATGCTATTTACCATGCTACAGGTAAACGTATCCGTGATTTACCAATTACACCAGATAAGTTGTTGTGA
- a CDS encoding transaldolase family protein, protein MLELYLDSADVEQIARFHSCLPIKGITTNPSILAQANIGVNQLLKEVNSILGNEARFHIQVISQSVDEIIFEAEKITALPYDIVVKIPATEIGLVAMKQLHRKQIPLLATAIYTVQQGFLAALAGADYLAPYVNRIDVFGGNGVTVVEQLQQLVQQQQLSCCLLPASFKNPRQVLEVLQAGVGAITLPVGIMGQMVSHPAIPLAVEQFNTDWQQVFGDKLAFET, encoded by the coding sequence ATGTTAGAACTATATTTAGACAGTGCCGATGTTGAACAAATAGCACGTTTTCACTCTTGCTTACCGATTAAAGGAATAACCACCAACCCCAGTATTCTGGCTCAAGCCAACATAGGTGTAAATCAACTACTTAAAGAAGTAAACTCTATACTAGGTAATGAGGCACGTTTCCACATTCAAGTTATTAGTCAATCTGTAGATGAAATTATCTTTGAAGCTGAGAAAATAACAGCTTTACCCTATGATATTGTGGTTAAAATTCCCGCCACGGAAATAGGTCTGGTGGCAATGAAACAGTTACATCGGAAGCAGATCCCTCTATTAGCTACGGCAATTTATACAGTTCAACAAGGTTTTTTAGCTGCACTAGCAGGTGCAGATTATTTAGCTCCTTATGTAAATCGAATTGATGTTTTTGGGGGAAATGGTGTCACAGTTGTGGAGCAACTTCAACAACTTGTCCAACAACAACAGCTAAGTTGTTGTTTATTACCTGCTAGTTTTAAAAATCCGCGTCAAGTTTTAGAGGTATTACAAGCAGGGGTTGGTGCGATTACTTTGCCTGTAGGTATAATGGGACAAATGGTTTCACATCCGGCTATACCTTTGGCAGTTGAACAATTTAATACTGATTGGCAACAAGTCTTTGGTGATAAATTAGCTTTTGAAACTTAA